A genomic window from Candidatus Rokuibacteriota bacterium includes:
- a CDS encoding type II toxin-antitoxin system RelE/ParE family toxin has protein sequence MAEPYRVRFRSRSVRKELDALDDETYLRIAAAIHSLRENPRPPGTKKLSGHGAYRIRIGDYRVLYTVADEVREIRVEGVRRRNEHTYD, from the coding sequence GTGGCTGAACCCTACCGCGTTCGCTTCCGCAGCCGGTCGGTGCGGAAAGAGCTGGACGCCCTCGATGACGAGACCTACCTCCGGATCGCGGCAGCAATCCACTCCCTCCGGGAGAATCCGCGGCCGCCAGGCACGAAGAAGCTTTCGGGTCATGGAGCCTATCGGATTCGAATCGGCGATTATCGGGTCCTGTATACGGTTGCCGACGAAGTGCGTGAGATCCGGGTCGAAGGAGTGCGCAGGCGCAACGAGCACACATACGACTGA
- a CDS encoding ribbon-helix-helix protein, CopG family, whose protein sequence is MGNKQTVSVVLDAEVAQALKAEAGRRDRSMSWIVNRLLEAALLESREIRIEEVLPEDPDWKIVQSRGREALADFESYDRARLRRLGRRRRAVGG, encoded by the coding sequence ATGGGAAACAAGCAAACGGTCAGCGTGGTCCTCGACGCCGAGGTGGCACAGGCCCTCAAAGCGGAAGCCGGTCGACGGGACCGTAGCATGAGCTGGATCGTGAACCGACTCCTCGAGGCCGCGCTGCTCGAATCCCGAGAGATCCGCATCGAGGAAGTCCTGCCTGAAGACCCGGACTGGAAGATCGTTCAGTCCCGGGGGCGCGAGGCGCTGGCTGATTTCGAAAGCTACGATCGGGCTCGGCTGAGAAGGCTGGGACGGAGGCGTCGGGCGGTAGGTGGCTGA
- a CDS encoding HDOD domain-containing protein has protein sequence MTLSWNPAAATPERLSTPFKERFLADLDLLPPLPSFPPVISRLMKIVNDYDSSVLDIAWILREDPGLTVRVLRMANSPVYGARMPVTSVAQAVLRLGMVQIRNIILTLGIIRTLETWGGRDRKAFWLHSVTVAFATEAILQVAVPAAEEDGEDGAFAAGLLHDIGLLVLWEYYPSVFVEISRLASEQGLARYKAELAALETDHGRIGALIAARWGLPQPIVSGIDFHHQPALAPAEDRRVADLVHLAECICSREGIGDAGDGLPMDPDPETLRNLGVEPALFPEIISRTQELAKKSALLIELAR, from the coding sequence ATGACACTCTCTTGGAATCCGGCGGCGGCGACACCTGAGCGGCTCTCGACGCCGTTCAAGGAGCGGTTTCTGGCGGATCTGGACCTGTTGCCCCCGCTTCCCTCGTTTCCTCCCGTCATTTCGCGCCTGATGAAGATCGTCAACGATTACGACTCCTCCGTGCTCGACATCGCCTGGATCTTGCGGGAGGATCCCGGACTCACCGTGCGCGTGCTCAGGATGGCCAACTCGCCGGTCTATGGCGCCCGCATGCCGGTCACCTCAGTGGCGCAGGCCGTCTTGAGGCTGGGGATGGTGCAGATCCGGAACATCATCCTCACGCTGGGGATCATCCGGACCCTGGAGACGTGGGGCGGCCGCGACCGCAAAGCCTTCTGGCTCCACAGCGTGACCGTGGCCTTCGCCACCGAGGCGATCCTCCAGGTGGCGGTCCCGGCGGCCGAGGAGGACGGCGAAGACGGCGCCTTTGCCGCGGGCCTCCTCCACGACATCGGCCTGCTCGTGCTGTGGGAGTACTATCCCTCCGTGTTCGTGGAGATCAGCCGGTTGGCCTCCGAGCAAGGCCTGGCCCGGTATAAAGCGGAGCTGGCAGCCCTGGAGACCGACCACGGAAGGATCGGCGCGCTGATCGCCGCCCGGTGGGGGCTGCCCCAGCCGATCGTTTCCGGGATCGACTTTCACCACCAGCCCGCGCTCGCGCCCGCCGAGGACCGGCGGGTCGCCGATCTGGTCCACCTGGCTGAGTGCATCTGCTCGCGTGAGGGGATCGGGGACGCCGGCGACGGCCTCCCGATGGATCCCGACCCGGAGACGCTCCGGAACCTCGGGGTGGAGCCGGCATTGTTTCCCGAGATCATCAGCCGTACGCAGGAGCTGGCAAAGAAGTCAGCGCTCCTGATCGAGTTGGCCCGCTAA
- the motA gene encoding flagellar motor stator protein MotA, which produces MIVLIGVGVVFLSVFGGFLLAGGPLMLLIQPAEILIIIGAALGTVLIGTPHHHLPKLFAGIRAVVGRATSGKDQYTDLLTLQFEVFVNIKKHGIIALDQDIAAPESSTIFSKYPSFLAFPKAVRFFADALRLLLDTGIPPEDLDLLLDRELETHHEEVTKASGILAKLGDTLPGLGIVAAIVGIVISMQGVDGPASEMGRSVAAALVGTFLGVFLSYGVVQPLAMNLDFQSQAEAKYLECIKSGVVAMAKGTPPAVAVEFARRVIFSHERPELDEMDTAIQVVSPR; this is translated from the coding sequence ATGATCGTACTCATCGGGGTCGGCGTCGTTTTCTTAAGCGTATTCGGGGGGTTCCTCCTCGCAGGCGGTCCCCTCATGCTCCTGATCCAACCCGCCGAGATCCTGATCATTATCGGCGCCGCGCTCGGTACGGTCCTGATCGGAACCCCACACCACCACCTCCCGAAGCTCTTCGCGGGAATCCGCGCCGTGGTGGGACGGGCCACGTCGGGCAAGGACCAGTACACCGACCTCCTCACCCTCCAGTTCGAGGTGTTCGTCAATATCAAGAAGCACGGCATCATCGCTCTCGACCAGGATATCGCGGCACCTGAATCCAGCACCATCTTCTCCAAGTACCCGAGCTTTCTGGCCTTTCCCAAAGCGGTGCGCTTCTTCGCCGACGCGCTCCGGCTGTTGCTCGACACGGGGATCCCGCCCGAGGACCTGGATCTCCTGCTCGACCGCGAGCTGGAGACCCACCACGAAGAGGTCACCAAGGCATCGGGGATCCTGGCGAAGCTGGGCGATACCCTCCCCGGCCTCGGCATCGTCGCGGCGATCGTGGGAATCGTCATCTCGATGCAGGGAGTCGACGGGCCGGCGTCCGAGATGGGCCGCAGCGTGGCCGCGGCCCTCGTGGGGACGTTCCTCGGCGTCTTCCTCTCCTATGGGGTTGTCCAGCCCCTGGCGATGAACCTGGATTTCCAGAGCCAGGCCGAGGCCAAGTACCTCGAGTGCATCAAGTCCGGCGTGGTCGCGATGGCGAAGGGCACCCCGCCCGCCGTGGCGGTGGAGTTCGCCCGCCGGGTCATCTTCTCCCACGAGCGGCCGGAGCTGGACGAGATGGACACGGCGATCCAGGTCGTGAGCCCGAGGTAG
- a CDS encoding OmpA family protein has product MFRRRLRRQQQQDPRAVRIVVRRPKRHGEPHGGAWKVAYADFMTTMMALFIVLWASSQNVQVREAIGAYFRTPAVWSQAGRASVLNGGAGILPMQPRPASAATALEPGDDLTLEGVAKWLAELIEAEGELKKLQDQIRIDVTADGLRIQLVEKDDSVFFDIGSATLKPATRRLLAIIARVAGRLPNEVTIEGHTDSRPYQGTQRDYSNWELSADRANSARRAMEESGLRPRQVTRVIGYADHQLLEPTNPRDSQNRRVSIIIKRRSEGAVGSRERSQLLAEIDGLPGHAGKNIR; this is encoded by the coding sequence ATGTTCCGCCGAAGGCTGCGCCGCCAGCAGCAGCAGGACCCCCGAGCAGTCCGGATCGTCGTGCGGCGCCCGAAGCGGCACGGCGAACCCCACGGCGGGGCGTGGAAGGTGGCCTACGCCGACTTCATGACCACCATGATGGCCCTCTTCATCGTGCTCTGGGCCAGCAGTCAGAACGTCCAGGTCCGGGAGGCGATTGGCGCCTACTTCCGCACGCCCGCTGTGTGGAGTCAGGCCGGGCGCGCTTCCGTGCTCAACGGTGGTGCGGGGATCCTCCCCATGCAGCCCCGGCCCGCCTCGGCTGCGACCGCGCTCGAGCCAGGGGACGATCTGACCCTGGAGGGGGTGGCGAAGTGGCTCGCCGAGCTCATCGAGGCGGAGGGAGAGCTCAAAAAACTCCAAGATCAGATCCGGATCGACGTGACTGCGGACGGCCTCAGGATCCAGCTCGTGGAGAAGGACGACAGCGTCTTCTTCGATATCGGGTCGGCGACGCTCAAGCCGGCCACTCGCCGGCTTCTGGCGATCATCGCCAGGGTCGCCGGGCGACTGCCCAACGAGGTGACCATCGAGGGGCACACGGACTCCCGGCCCTACCAGGGGACCCAGCGCGACTACAGCAACTGGGAGCTGTCGGCGGATCGGGCGAACAGCGCGCGCCGGGCGATGGAGGAAAGCGGCTTACGCCCCCGCCAGGTCACCCGGGTCATCGGGTACGCCGACCATCAGCTCCTGGAGCCCACGAATCCCCGGGACTCCCAGAACCGGCGTGTGAGCATCATCATCAAGCGCCGGAGCGAGGGGGCCGTGGGCAGCAGGGAGCGCTCGCAGCTTCTGGCGGAGATCGACGGGCTTCCCGGCCACGCCGGCAAAAATATCCGTTGA
- a CDS encoding response regulator yields the protein MGAGEITANSDRPEELEAVADLRRASQTDAPALAAALETLARDNARLSRELQNRLEDLRRAEAQLADLEKLVGLNQLIGGMAHELNNPLAAVLACLTILQELPLAAEAQDLVDRIRTQTERAIRVVKNLATYAKRPSPERVLTDVHELLRQGIELLDPSLRHASITVQWECAADLPLCAVDPNQMLQVFVNLFVNARQAIESTGRGRGTIRIGMAAEPARVRVEIADDGPGIPADLRERIFDPFFTTKPPGVGTGLGLSLCQAIVEAHGGSLLARSDAAGATLLVALPIGAAQALDAEASQASPAPTGRILVVDDETDLRGALSHLLRRAGHVTQEAGSGSEALAMLDTGQFDAIILDVRLPDINGQALLEEIARRDPALARKVVITTGDVLGQETQSFLERTDAPCLSKPFTLKALLGALAAVMGDQSRA from the coding sequence ATGGGAGCAGGAGAGATCACGGCGAACAGCGATCGGCCTGAGGAGCTCGAGGCCGTCGCGGATCTGAGGCGGGCAAGCCAGACCGACGCCCCCGCTCTCGCTGCGGCGCTGGAGACGCTGGCGCGCGACAACGCGCGGCTCTCCCGCGAGCTTCAAAACCGGCTCGAGGACCTCCGGCGCGCCGAGGCGCAGCTGGCCGACCTCGAAAAGCTCGTCGGCCTGAATCAGCTCATCGGGGGCATGGCGCACGAGCTGAACAACCCCCTCGCCGCCGTTCTCGCCTGCCTGACGATCCTCCAGGAGCTCCCGCTCGCCGCCGAGGCCCAGGACCTGGTCGACCGGATCCGAACCCAGACCGAGCGAGCGATCAGGGTGGTCAAGAACCTGGCGACCTATGCCAAGCGACCGTCGCCCGAACGGGTCCTGACGGACGTGCACGAGCTGCTCCGCCAGGGGATCGAGCTGCTCGACCCCTCGCTCCGCCACGCGAGCATCACCGTCCAGTGGGAGTGTGCCGCCGACCTCCCGCTCTGCGCCGTCGATCCAAACCAGATGCTTCAGGTCTTTGTGAACCTCTTCGTCAACGCCCGCCAGGCCATCGAATCCACGGGACGGGGACGCGGGACGATCCGCATCGGCATGGCGGCCGAGCCCGCCCGGGTGCGCGTGGAGATCGCCGACGACGGGCCGGGAATTCCCGCCGATCTCCGCGAGCGGATCTTCGATCCGTTCTTCACCACCAAGCCCCCGGGGGTCGGCACCGGCCTCGGTCTCAGCCTGTGCCAGGCGATCGTCGAGGCCCACGGAGGGAGCCTCCTGGCCCGGTCCGACGCCGCTGGTGCGACCCTTCTGGTCGCGCTGCCGATCGGCGCGGCGCAGGCGCTCGACGCCGAGGCTTCTCAAGCCAGTCCCGCCCCGACCGGCCGGATCCTGGTGGTGGACGACGAGACCGACCTTCGGGGTGCGCTGAGCCATCTCCTGCGCCGGGCCGGACACGTCACCCAGGAGGCCGGATCGGGCAGCGAGGCGCTCGCAATGCTCGACACCGGGCAGTTCGACGCCATCATCCTGGACGTCCGCCTGCCGGACATCAACGGTCAAGCGCTCCTCGAGGAGATAGCCCGCCGGGACCCGGCCCTCGCCCGAAAGGTGGTCATCACGACCGGCGACGTCCTGGGCCAGGAAACCCAGTCCTTCCTGGAACGCACCGACGCCCCCTGCCTGAGCAAGCCGTTCACGCTGAAGGCATTGCTCGGCGCGCTGGCGGCCGTGATGGGCGACCAGTCGCGCGCCTGA
- a CDS encoding response regulator, translating to MPRILVADDDRTSRELTAELLQNAGHTVSQASSARETIARCKASLPDLVLLDLILPDRTGIDLLGELKALWPGLPVIIVTGYPEIRSVVEAMRRGAAEYLVKPVDPDALVRACDAALAGGPHLPGPSRAVTFPLTEETQGPAWPPPLGAPKPLREVVAAYIDHVIAATHGNKARAARLLGISRETLRARLTKGSRPACSPWAPAQARARRA from the coding sequence ATGCCGCGCATCCTGGTCGCAGACGACGATCGGACGAGCCGAGAGCTGACGGCCGAGCTCCTCCAGAACGCCGGGCACACCGTGAGCCAAGCCTCAAGCGCGCGGGAGACGATCGCGCGCTGCAAGGCGAGTCTCCCCGACCTCGTCCTGCTCGATCTGATCCTCCCCGACCGGACCGGGATCGACCTGCTCGGTGAGCTCAAAGCGCTGTGGCCCGGGCTGCCGGTCATCATCGTGACCGGCTATCCGGAGATCCGGAGCGTCGTCGAGGCCATGCGCCGCGGCGCCGCGGAGTATCTGGTGAAGCCTGTCGACCCGGACGCCCTCGTCAGGGCCTGCGACGCTGCACTCGCCGGCGGACCGCACCTCCCGGGCCCCTCGCGAGCCGTGACATTCCCCCTTACCGAGGAGACGCAGGGACCGGCATGGCCCCCCCCGCTGGGAGCTCCTAAGCCGCTTCGAGAGGTCGTCGCGGCTTACATCGATCATGTGATCGCCGCGACACACGGCAACAAAGCCCGGGCTGCCCGGCTCTTGGGCATCTCGCGGGAAACGCTCCGGGCGAGGCTGACCAAGGGGAGCCGGCCCGCATGCTCGCCGTGGGCGCCCGCCCAGGCCAGGGCGCGGAGGGCCTGA
- a CDS encoding sigma-54-dependent Fis family transcriptional regulator: MSGTILVVDDEALPRQSVSDLLRRKGAAVDTAQDGAEALRLFLASPYPMVISDLRMPHLDGLALLREIKARVPHTFFVLLTGFGTVETAVSALKAGADDFLEKPVSPQRLQRLLERAPLTPLAEPSPRLPLTQDPRMMALFADARRAAATGATILLLGESGTGKEVLARAIHGWSPRAGGPFMALNCAALPESLVEAELFGHERGAFTDAKASHQGVIERAQGGTLLLDEIGDMPLPVQAKLLRVLEDRSVTRIGGSDARGVDVRFIAASNRSLRALVREGRFREDLLFRLTVVSFQLPPLRERLQDVPLLARHFLARYAAEYNAAVRELADSAVGRLLAHPWPGNVRELENVIQRAVILAPGPVLRGRDLVLEDATPVTPGQLAGRPWDEVEKELILSTLRQVGGNREKAAKILGMSVRTVRNRLRSYRLTEGALTLLGSPLAAAGAAS, from the coding sequence ATGAGCGGCACGATCCTGGTGGTCGACGACGAGGCACTCCCCCGGCAGTCCGTGAGTGACCTGCTCCGGCGCAAGGGCGCCGCGGTCGACACGGCCCAGGACGGCGCGGAGGCGCTCCGCCTCTTCCTCGCCTCCCCGTATCCGATGGTGATCAGCGACCTCCGGATGCCCCACCTCGACGGCCTCGCCCTGCTCCGAGAGATCAAAGCCCGCGTGCCGCACACGTTCTTCGTCCTCCTGACCGGGTTCGGGACGGTCGAGACCGCAGTCTCAGCCCTCAAGGCGGGCGCGGACGACTTCCTGGAAAAGCCCGTGTCCCCCCAGCGGCTCCAGCGGCTGCTGGAGCGGGCACCGCTCACGCCTCTCGCTGAGCCCTCTCCGCGACTTCCCCTGACCCAGGACCCGCGGATGATGGCGCTCTTCGCCGACGCCCGCCGCGCTGCCGCAACCGGTGCCACGATCCTCCTGCTCGGGGAAAGCGGCACCGGCAAGGAAGTGCTGGCCCGCGCCATCCACGGTTGGAGTCCCCGGGCCGGTGGTCCCTTCATGGCCCTCAACTGCGCGGCTCTTCCCGAGTCCTTGGTCGAGGCCGAGCTGTTCGGCCACGAGCGCGGGGCGTTCACCGACGCCAAGGCGTCCCACCAGGGCGTGATCGAGCGAGCGCAGGGGGGCACCCTCCTCCTCGATGAAATCGGCGACATGCCGCTCCCGGTGCAGGCCAAACTCCTCCGGGTCCTCGAGGACCGGTCGGTCACGCGAATCGGCGGCAGCGACGCCCGGGGGGTCGACGTTCGCTTCATCGCCGCCTCCAATCGCTCGCTCAGGGCGCTGGTGCGGGAGGGACGATTCCGGGAGGACCTTCTGTTCCGGCTCACGGTCGTGAGCTTCCAGCTCCCGCCCCTCCGGGAGCGCCTGCAGGACGTCCCGTTGCTCGCCCGCCACTTCCTCGCCCGGTACGCCGCCGAGTACAACGCTGCGGTCCGAGAGCTAGCGGACTCCGCCGTGGGGCGCCTCCTCGCGCACCCGTGGCCCGGCAACGTGCGCGAGCTGGAGAACGTGATCCAGCGAGCCGTGATCCTCGCACCGGGACCGGTCCTCAGGGGGCGCGACCTCGTGCTCGAGGACGCCACCCCCGTCACGCCAGGGCAGCTGGCGGGCCGGCCGTGGGACGAGGTCGAGAAGGAGCTGATCCTGAGCACGCTCCGACAGGTGGGCGGTAATCGGGAAAAGGCCGCCAAGATCCTCGGGATGAGCGTGCGCACCGTTCGCAACCGACTGCGGAGCTACCGCCTCACCGAAGGGGCCCTGACCCTCCTGGGGTCGCCCCTCGCGGCCGCCGGGGCCGCCTCATGA
- the flgB gene encoding flagellar basal body rod protein FlgB — MIALFGATMELLQRGAAFAVRRHALLAQNLANVETPGYRGYDLTFARELDLARQAHATPVAFGPTAKAGDSDNTLDVRLVRAPDSPPRPDGNDVDIDRQMVKIAENALYHNAVVHLLIAKLNAMKTAISGRI; from the coding sequence ATGATCGCTCTCTTCGGGGCCACGATGGAGCTGCTCCAGCGAGGCGCGGCATTCGCGGTTCGACGCCACGCCCTCCTCGCGCAGAACCTCGCCAACGTGGAGACGCCCGGGTACAGGGGATACGACCTGACGTTCGCGCGGGAGCTCGACCTGGCCCGCCAGGCCCACGCGACGCCGGTGGCCTTCGGACCCACGGCCAAGGCCGGAGACAGCGACAACACACTGGATGTCCGTCTCGTGCGGGCTCCTGACAGCCCTCCCCGACCGGATGGCAACGATGTGGACATCGATCGCCAGATGGTCAAAATCGCCGAGAACGCGCTCTACCACAACGCGGTCGTCCACCTGCTGATCGCGAAGCTCAACGCCATGAAGACCGCCATCAGCGGCCGCATCTAG